In the Bacillus sp. HSf4 genome, CGATACAATAAACTCAAGTATTTTTTAAAGAATGGGAGACTTGAGTTGTGATTTATCTTGATTATGCAGCGACAACACCGATGTCAAAGGATGCTCTGCAAGCGTTCGAAAAACTGAGCACTCATCTTTACGGCAATTCAAGCAGCCTGCACGATGCCGGAGGAAAGGCGGACAGCATATTACGACACTGCCGAAACAGACTGGCGGCATTGATTTCAGGTGAACCTGAAGGTGTTTATTTTACAAGCGGCGGCACCGAATCTAATTTTTTGGCGATCCACTCGATTTTGAACGGACTCCCTGCCGATAAACGGCATTTCCTGATGACAGAAATGGAACATCAATCGATCCATATTTTAAAACGGCATCTTGACATGCTTGGATTTGAGGTGAGCTTGGTGAAGCCAAATGCCGCCGGGATCATCACCATCGACATCCTAAAACAGCATCTGCGGCCGGATACAGGTCTTGTTTCCATCCAGCACGCGAATTCCGAAACAGGCGTCATCCAGCCGCTGGCTGAGCTCTCTTCCTATTTGCATGACCGCGGTGTGCTTTTGCATAGCGACTGTGTTCAGACATTTGGCAAAATCCCTGTTCATGCTGCTCAGCTTGGAATCGATGCATTGTCTGTGTCAAGTCATAAAGTATACGGCCCTAAAGGAACGGGAGCGGTCTATATCCGGCCCGGTGTGAATTGGAAGCCGGTCTATCCCGGTACATTGCATGAGAATGGTTTTCGAAGCGGCACAGTCAATGTTCCCGCCATCGGGGCTTTTATCACGGCTGCTGAAGAAACAGCCGGCAAAATGAATGCTGTTTTTGAGAAGCAACAGATGCTGCGGAGCCATTTTTTGCGGGGAGCAAAAGAACGGAGCCTGCCGCTTTCCCTTGCCGTTCCCGAATCGGCCGACTCAGAGGTGCTTCCGCATATTCTGGGTTGTTTTTTTCATTCCTTTGAAGGACAATATGTTATGTTGGAATGTAATCGGCGCGGAATCTGCATATCAACCGGAAGCGCATGTTCTGCCGGCTATCATGAGCCGTCAAACACGATGAACGCCCTTCAGGTTCCGAGGGAGCTGGCGCTTCAATTCATCCGGATTTCCTTCGGATGTGACACAACCAAGGAACACATTGCGAAACTGTTGAATGTATTGACAGATATGAATCATGAGAAAGGAGACCAACGGATTGACAGACGGATTAAAACTTATGGGAACTGAGCGGCGCAACAAGCTGCTTGCCTGGCTTAAGGCATCGGAGGCTCCGTTAACGGGAAGCGAGCTCGCCAAAAAAGCTTCTGTTTCCCGACAGGTCATCGTACAAGACATTTCGTTGTTAAAAGCGAAGAATGAACCGATTATTGCAACAAGCCAAGGGTATATGTACCTGCGCTCCGCAGCCGGAGAAAAACAGCCGGTGCAGCGGATCATCGCCTGTGATCACCGCCCTGAAAAAACAGAAGAAGAGTTGAACTTGATCGTTGATTTTGGCGTCTCAGTCAAGGATGTCACAATTGAACATCCGGTCTACGGCGATTTGACGGCATCCATCAGGGTGAGCACGAGAAAAGAAGTCTCAGACTTTGTCAAAAAAATATCCTCCACAAATGCCGCTTACTTGTCACAGCTGACAAACGGCATCCATCTCCACACATTGGAGGCGAATGAAGAGGAAAAAATCGATCAGGCTTGCGAGGCCCTCAAAAAAGCGGGTATCCTCATTTCCGAATAAGACAGGAAACAAAACAAGGTCCTTTGCCCGTAGGCAAAGGACCTTGTCTATTCTCATAACTGATATGCATTGTAAGCCCCGAGCATTTTCACTTTGCATCCCAAAGCCTCAAGCTCAGCTATGGCGCCCGGAATCAGGACGTCGTCTAAAGCCATTTCGATATCTATGATAAAGAAATAATTTCCAAGTCCGGTTTTCGTCGGACGGGATTCAATTTTGGAAAGATTCAAATTTCT is a window encoding:
- a CDS encoding IscS subfamily cysteine desulfurase — its product is MIYLDYAATTPMSKDALQAFEKLSTHLYGNSSSLHDAGGKADSILRHCRNRLAALISGEPEGVYFTSGGTESNFLAIHSILNGLPADKRHFLMTEMEHQSIHILKRHLDMLGFEVSLVKPNAAGIITIDILKQHLRPDTGLVSIQHANSETGVIQPLAELSSYLHDRGVLLHSDCVQTFGKIPVHAAQLGIDALSVSSHKVYGPKGTGAVYIRPGVNWKPVYPGTLHENGFRSGTVNVPAIGAFITAAEETAGKMNAVFEKQQMLRSHFLRGAKERSLPLSLAVPESADSEVLPHILGCFFHSFEGQYVMLECNRRGICISTGSACSAGYHEPSNTMNALQVPRELALQFIRISFGCDTTKEHIAKLLNVLTDMNHEKGDQRIDRRIKTYGN
- a CDS encoding transcription repressor NadR gives rise to the protein MTDGLKLMGTERRNKLLAWLKASEAPLTGSELAKKASVSRQVIVQDISLLKAKNEPIIATSQGYMYLRSAAGEKQPVQRIIACDHRPEKTEEELNLIVDFGVSVKDVTIEHPVYGDLTASIRVSTRKEVSDFVKKISSTNAAYLSQLTNGIHLHTLEANEEEKIDQACEALKKAGILISE